Proteins co-encoded in one Thamnophis elegans isolate rThaEle1 chromosome 1, rThaEle1.pri, whole genome shotgun sequence genomic window:
- the POLR2E gene encoding DNA-directed RNA polymerases I, II, and III subunit RPABC1: protein MDDEEETYRLWKIRKTIMQLCHDRGYLVTQDELDQTLEEFKAQFGDKPSEGRPRRTDLTVLVAHNDDPTDQMFVFFPEEPKVGIKTIKMYCQRMQEENITRALIVVQQGMTPSAKQSLVDMAPKYILEQFLQQELLINITEHELVPEHVVMTKEEVTELLARYKLRENQLPRIQAGDPVARYFGIKRGQVVKIIRPSETAGRYITYRLVQ, encoded by the exons ATGGACGACGAAGAAGAAACTTATCGGTTATGGAAAATCCGAAAAACAATCATGCAG CTGTGTCACGATCGAGGCTACTTGGTAACACAGGATGAATTGGATCAGACTCTGGAAGAGTTCAAAGCCCAGTTTGGTGATAAGCCGAGTGAAGGGCGACCTCGGCGTACTGATCTCACAGTGTTGGTGGCCCACAACGATGATCCTACGGATCAGATGTTTGTCTTTTTCCCAG AGGAACCAAAAGTTGGGATTAAGACCATCAAGATGTATTGCCAACGAATGCAAGAGGAAAATATTACCCGGGCCCTGATTGTGGTGCAACAAGGCATGACTCCATCTGCCAAACAG TCTCTAGTAGACATGGCTCCCAAGTACATCCTTGAACAATTCCTTCAACAGGAGCTGCTGATCAACATCACTGAGCATGAG CTGGTTCCAGAACATGTTGTAATGACCAAAGAAGAGGTGACAGAATTACTGGCCAGATA TAAATTAAGGGAGAATCAGCTTCCAAGAATACAAGCTGGAGATCCTGTAGCTCGCTATTTTGGAATTAAAAGAGGCCAG GTGGTAAAGATCATTCGGCCTAGTGAAACAGCCGGGCGTTATATCACTTACAGGCTGGTCCAGTAG